The stretch of DNA tggcctctcaaagtgctgggattacaggtgcgagccactgcgcctggccttattacattttttaactcttttttctaattgtggtataaaaagaaaaaaaaaattttgccatcttaatttttttggggggagtgggcacagcgtcttgctctgttgccaggctggagcacagtggcgcgatatcagctcactgcatcctctacctcccaagttcaagcaattcccctgtctcagcctcccaagtagctgatattacaggcacatgctaccacgcccagctaattttttgtattatagtagagacggggtttcaccatgttggccaagatggtctcaatcttctgaccttgtgatccacctgcctcagcctccgaaagtgttgggattacaggcatgagccaccgcatccagcccatCTTAACAAGTTTTAAGCACACAGTTTAGTAGTGTTAAGCATGTTCATGTTGTTGTGAAGTAGATGTTGAACTTTTTCACCTTACGAATTTGAAAGTCTAAGTCCATTAAACAACTCTCCTTTCCCTGCCTCACCCTAACCCCTGATAACTACCATttcactctctgtttctatgaatttgactactttagattcctcatatgaatagaatcatacagtatttgtctttttgtgactggcttatttcacttagtttaGCATATTGTCTTCATGGTTCATCCATGTAGCATGTGACAAGATTACCTTCtgttttttaaagctgaaaaatatCTCATTGATGTATAtgcttttattacattttgaagTCAACTTAACTTTGTTCTATTTTGATCTTTTTGGAGTTGGTTGTTTGCGTTGGTTTTCCCTATTTAATTTACTCTTTGTGAATCATTTGATGGTCTTTTTGCCCTTTGTGATTAAGTTTTGACCTAGGAGTAGCAGCTTAATAGTTCTATCACATATTCTTTGTTTGCCACTTTTCATTTAGAATATTAAATCTGTTGTCTTATACTTGATTGTAGCAGAACTATCAAATACCTTTTCCATACAGGTAAAGAATACAaggctacaaaataaaataattaaaaaaaaatttttttaaagaaaaaaacaaaattaaataataatttaaaaaattcttgaaaagaaTATAAAGCTACAAAAGTGGGCAAAAGTAAGTCTGGTAACTACTGCAAGGATTACTTGGAGGAATTTGAaagtggggaaaaagaaaaatattatctaaatatCCTATTGTCttttctaaaaagaataaaatacctaaaggCATTCTCATAAAAGACAATATTAGATTATTAGCATGTTATTTTCCAAGGATTCAAACTTTGTGTGAATGTATGGATTTGTTCTTTGAAGTATAAGCCACTGGTTCATGGTAGAAACTGGTAGCAGGCATTATGCCTTGTAGCCTGCTTCCCTGGTTTGCTTGTAACCTAAGCAAAGTTGTATAATCTTATTTGCTTTAGCTTTGGGAAATGACACCAACCTAAACATTGAGATTGGAGGCAAAAGATAACCAAGACCAGcacttatttttacttaaaaaatgtacataaatttctctgatttcctcaaagacagggtatggtaaaaaattaattaaaaatacattttgaaacatGGTGGATGTGTAGGAAGTAAAAGGAAAGTTTAGTTACTGTCTGAAACAacataagaacaaagaaaagtgcCACTCAGTGGTagtacaagcaattctccagaatcattcattcacttgataaattttctctttgatttctcATTATAAATCTGTCCCTTGTCACTCTCTCTGTGCTACTAAGAAATGTGTTTTGTACAGTTTCTGGAGAAAACAATTTTGTGAGTCTTTCCATTTAATTGTCTTCATACCCTGCATTAGTTTACCAAATATAGAAGTGCTTTTATCTGACACAATTTGAACCTATTGCTTAGTTGCTAGGAAAACTTATAGTTGTGAATCATATACGTaagtatatatagaaaataaacaatttattttaacttaGAGTATGTCAATATACATGTATTCATCATTCTTCTAATGCTGAGCTAAAGCGCCTCCTTTGACTATGTTACTGATTGAAGTTCCTTAGTTCACCTGTATGTTATTAGAAAACAGCTTTTTATCTTCTGAATGATTTACTTTCCCTTAATCTTCCCAAAGTGTTCAACTTAGTTTTCATAAAAACAGCTTCTTGTCTTTTACTCATAGTTTATCATTTGTGTAATCTTTATGTAGTGACGACAGTGAGGTCACCTGGCAAAAACATGTTTAGGAACAGAGATTCTGTGAGCAAACAATTCACTTGGGAGCAGAGGCCCTCAGGAAGAGTAGCCTTCTAGCCACAGGCATTCAGCTCTGAGCATTCATTACTATGTTTTACAGAGGCAGTGGAGAGATGAGTGGAGTGGGCTTCCACTGTTCTGTATCAGTTAAACTGAAGAACGAATTCAGTCATGCAGACTCAGTTGTCATTTCAGATAGTCAGCTGACTTTACAGGGTAATTTGTtaagctttattttctttcctaaaaatctaccatttttaatttttagcttaatCCTTAATAAATTTTACATTCCTTAGAGCATTACCTTGAATGAGTAATTGTTTACAGAAGGTGTTGTTTAGCttaaggatttcttttttcttaatatcaATATTAGTGACAAATGTGTAGCTGCTAGAAAACTTTTAAAGGAACTGTAGATTATATCGTTGCCTCACTTGTATGTGATTTGCAATAATCAATTGtagaatttttttgtaaaatggacACCCATTTTTTATCTCTGTGGtcattctatttgttttctgctaCTTAATGTGTACCAGCTGCACCTTCAGAAATTTAAGTGATTAGTTCACAGTTTCTCACCTGATGACATAAGACTGCACTAACCCCATCAGTAAGTTCTAGATCTGGCTATTTGAAAATTACTTACGTATGAGAAAGCATATAATAGTGTGCACAGGTATGCTGCTATCTAGGCTAGTCTGTGCATTTAGCAGTTTCAGAGCATGAAGCTTTATATGCATACAACTTCCTATATGTGCATCCTGGAAACTTAGAATTATACTTAGGAGGTATGATGATGCAGAAGGAAGACATATAAAACCATAGATCCGATTCCTTCCTTAGTCTTTAAGTATATGACCTTAGGGAAATCTGTTAGGTTAACTGTTTCCTCCCTTAGAGCAGGAATGCCTAAGtgcatggtaggtgctcaataaatgctccAATGTTATACAAATTCTCATAACTTCTGGTTCCCACGTATTGCTTTACACTTCTGCATTTTTTatgttcctctttttttcttggtgttCCCCTTCTTTGCCTAACTAACTGATCTTCAAACATCAAGATTTTGTTCCCCCAAGAGGCCTCCTGACAATCCCAATGAGAGTGAGATATTCctattttctttgtcaacattgtatgttcttgttGCCTTTGCATAGACTCTTCCCTCTACCTGGATATATCACCAACTCCTTTTTCACATGAtaaactttaatttatttttcatcttttagctCAAGTGTCATTTCCTCTTTGAAGCAATACCTGACTATTTACAGATTCTAGTGTTCCTCAGTATATTCCTGTTGTCCCATTAATCACTTTTCACACATACTGAGATCATTTAGTTTCATTGTTTTCTCACTATTAAAGCATAAATTCCTTGAACATGGAGATAAATCATCTTTATCTCCCCAGCTTGCCTGGCACGTAGTAGCTGCTTGTTAAACATCTGTTGAATAGAATGAATCAGCAAAATGGAATAACAATAGTACATATCCTTTATATTCATTGGACTCCTGTCACAAGTTTGTtgctaaggaaaataaataaaagattgttAGGACTTTGTAAACTGAAATACTGcccaaaataacatttttctctggCTTGTCAGCCAGCAGTTTGCTGTTTAATGCTGTATGATTAGGCCATGGATCTAGAGCTGACCTTCTCCTTTAAATCTTTTTTGGGTTATGGACACCTTTAAAGATTTGACAAAACTTTGCAGGATCTCCTGCATAGGGAGAAATTCATCTACGCACAAGATTTCTGAAGCTCATCTACATTCTTTCTGGTTCTGGGAAACCAGGTTGAGAATCTCTGCTGTAACTTTATAGTATGATAAAAGTTATTGTGCCAGAGGTCCAAGATCAGCTCTAGAGGTAGAAAGGAGGCCATGTTAAACTTGTAGGTTAGAAAGACCTACACAGAGGGGAAATGACTTGAGCAACCTTAAGGGATGGgtgttataaaaatgaattaaaacattaaatttgagAGACAGGCACCAGCAGGTTTTCTCTGAACTGGAATGGTAGGAAATGCTAACAAAAACTGGGACCAGTTTATTCAACCAAATACTCAAGTGCCTGAGTTTTCAGTAGAAACTGTTGATATGGGGGGAAAACAGTAGTAAAatcttgtttttcatctttgaaCAGGAGGCGTCTAAACTGGATCCAGTGGGCTTCcctcctgattttatttttgtctattgtGGCCTTGACTGCCGGGACTAAAACTTTACAGCACAACCTGACAGGACATGGATTTCATCATGATGCCTTCTTCAGCCCGTCCAATTCCtgccttcttttcagaagtgAGTGTCCCAGAAAAGACAATTGTACAACAAAGGAATGGACTTTTCCTGAAGCTAAATGGAACACCACAGCCAGGGTTTTCAGTCACATCCGTGTTGGCATGGGCCATGTTCTTATTATAGTccagtgttttatttcttcaatggctagtatttataatgaaaagatatTGAAGGAAGGGAACCAGCTCTCTGAAAGCATCTTCATACAGAACAGCAAACTCTATTTCTTTGGCATTCTGTTTAATGGGCTGACTCTGGGCCTTCAGAGGAGTAACCGTGATCAGATTAAGAACTGTGGATTTTTTTATGGCCACAATGCATTTTCAGTAGCCCTTATTTTTGTAACTGCATTCCAGGGCCTTTCAGTGGCTTTCATTCTGAAGTTCCTGGATAACATGTTCCATGTCTTGATGGCCCAGGTTACCACTGTCATTATCACAACAGTGTCTGTCCTGGTCTTTGACTTCAGACCCTCCCTGGAATTTCTCTTGGAAGCCCCATCAGTCCTTctctctatatttatttataatgccAGCAAGCCTCAAGGTCCAGAATACGCACCTAGGCAAGAAAGGATCCGAGATCTAAGTGGCAATCTTTGGGAGCGTTCCAGTGGGGTAAGTTTGTGAGGGTGCTCCTTTTTGCTTGTTCTTCTCAAATTTAAAGCATAGttaattcaaggaaaaaaataaaatcagtactGATTTATCAAAGAATGTATTGGATCTCTGACTTTTAAAACTGAATCAACAAACATTCATTGGACTCCTGATGTTTGCAAGGGCTCATGATCAATGCTGTCAGGTGTAGAGAAAAAGTATAAGTCAATCTCAAGGACCTTATGTGTTATTTCATAGAATACTATAGAATTACACACCTGGAAGGTACCTCACAGGTTGTCTTGTCCTGTCTCCATCGTTTTATAAGTGAAGAAACAGGCAAAATGGTTTACagataataaatgaaagaacTGGTATACCTATGTCTGACTCCAAGTCCCTTGCtgtttcttttccaccatagttaGGAAAATAAGCTCATTTGTGAGAGAAGTTGGTCTTTCATATTAGTAAGTCTTGTTGAATAGAAAACCCGGCTCCTCAGTCCTCCCTGTAGTTATTCATAAGCCAGTATACCAGAAGGGCAGGGTTTGTTTATTTCATTAACAAGGTAGTTTTCAAAAGGATCCTTGCAAGGCAAGtaggaggaaaatattttctagaaaaatgctTATGCATTTATTCCGAATATCTCCCAGTTGCTTGCAATTGTTTTGGAAGGCTCTGTCAGTCATTTTAGTGGCAAATTGATGATCTCTTTGAAGATTCAATTAAGgagttaaatatatgtttaaataagtgaaatagaCATCTAGCTTTAGATTTACAATTTTCTTGAACacacaaaatatgaaatattttatacaatgaACATTTCACTCTTTGGGAAAAATAATCTATTGCTTAATAACATTCATGGCAGAGCTTCCCTGGGTGTAATGCCTCTGTTGTGATTCAACAGattctaaagatgaaaaaaataggaTCTTGAGTTTCAGATACCCTGCTCTTAGCCAGACTGTATATCCAGAAGTCCTGTATTCTTTTCCAACAACTGATAATGCCATTTGctgtaatttttaagtaaaagaaaatatatatagataacaAAGCCTATGAAGGCCTACCAGCAGGTGGTGCTCCTCACTTTGCTCATGTTAGCTTTGAAATTTTGAGTACTGAGTGCCCTTCACTTTTTTACCCTCTCATACTTATATAGTTAACTTTCCAAGAacgtttttatttaatttgaccAGGTTATATCTATAGCTTAATAAGGTAAGACCAATGACTTGTTAGTAAGGTTTCCCCTTAGTAATCTTTAAAAATGCTACCTTTCCAGTTTTGTTCTAATTACTGATTTCATGTTTCCTTTTAGGATGGAGAAGAACTAGAAAGACTTACCAAACCCAGGAGTGATGAGTCAGATGAAGATACTTTCTAACTGGTACCCACATAGTTGGCAGCTCTCTTGAaccttattttcacattttcagtatttgtaatatttatcttttcactttGATAAACCAGAAATGTTTCTAAATCCTAATACTCTTTGCATATATCTAGCTACTCCCTAAATGGTTCCATCCAAGGCTTAGAGTACCCAAAAGCTAAGAAATTCTAAAGAACTGATACAGGAGTAACAATATGAAGAATTCAGTAACATCTCGTACTTGATAAATCAGCAAGATATATTTGCAGATTATTTTCCTTGGCCTTCAAGTTTCCAAAAAACTTGTAATAATCATGTTAGCTATAGCTCATATATACACATAGCGATCAATTTGCCAGATATTCACAATTATGTAGTTCTAGTTTACATGCCAAAGTCTTCCCTTTTTTAACGTTTTGATTATCTAGGTTGTCTCTTGAATTTGAGGCCCTAGAGATAGTCATTTTGCGAGTAAAGAGCAATGGGACCCTTTCTAAAAATGTTGGTTGAAGGACCTAAATACCTGGCCATACCATAGATTTGGGATGATGTAGTATGTGCTAAATATTTTGCTGAAGAAGCGGTTTCTCAGACACAAaatctcaaaattttaatttttagaaattcatgagaaatttgatttttataataatcTTTTGATGTTTTAAACATTGGTTCCCTAGTCACCATAGCTACCACTTGTATTTTAAGTCATTTAAACAAGCCATGATGGGGCATTTTTCGCCTCAGTTTGAGGAGAAAAATCTTGACGTCATTACTCTTGAATTATTACATTTTGGAGAATAAgagggcattttattttattggttattAATTCAAGCTGTGACTATTGCATATCTTTTCAAGAATTGAGTCGCCGGCTTCAGAATCATACCAGCTTGCCAGTAAAGCTGATGCCTAGGAGCTTTTAAAGGGATCCTTTCAAAAGGATCACTTAGCAAACACATGTTGACTTTTACtgatatatgaatattattactCTAAAAATAGAAAGACCAGTAATATATAAGTCACTTTACAGTGCTACTTCACACTTAAAAGTGCATGGTATTTTGCATGCAGCCAGTTAACTCTCGTAGGTAGAGAAGTCAGGtgatagattattttaaaaatgagcaaacaaaagtgacttgctcagggtcaTGCAGCCCGGTAATGATAGAAGAGTGGGCTTTAACTGGCAGGCCTGTATGTTTACAGACTACCATACTGTAAATATGAGCTTTATGGTGTCATTCT from Piliocolobus tephrosceles isolate RC106 chromosome 2, ASM277652v3, whole genome shotgun sequence encodes:
- the SLC35A5 gene encoding probable UDP-sugar transporter protein SLC35A5 isoform X1; the protein is MEKQCCSHPIICSLSTMYTFLLGAIFIALSSSRILLVKYSANEENKYDYLPTTVNVCSELVKLVFCVLVSVCVIKKDHQSTNLKYASWKEFSNFMKWSIPAFLYFLDNLIVFYVLSYLQPAMAVIFSNFSIITTALLFRIVLKRRLNWIQWASLLILFLSIVALTAGTKTLQHNLTGHGFHHDAFFSPSNSCLLFRSECPRKDNCTTKEWTFPEAKWNTTARVFSHIRVGMGHVLIIVQCFISSMASIYNEKILKEGNQLSESIFIQNSKLYFFGILFNGLTLGLQRSNRDQIKNCGFFYGHNAFSVALIFVTAFQGLSVAFILKFLDNMFHVLMAQVTTVIITTVSVLVFDFRPSLEFLLEAPSVLLSIFIYNASKPQGPEYAPRQERIRDLSGNLWERSSGDGEELERLTKPRSDESDEDTF
- the SLC35A5 gene encoding probable UDP-sugar transporter protein SLC35A5 isoform X2; the encoded protein is MAVIFSNFSIITTALLFRIVLKRRLNWIQWASLLILFLSIVALTAGTKTLQHNLTGHGFHHDAFFSPSNSCLLFRSECPRKDNCTTKEWTFPEAKWNTTARVFSHIRVGMGHVLIIVQCFISSMASIYNEKILKEGNQLSESIFIQNSKLYFFGILFNGLTLGLQRSNRDQIKNCGFFYGHNAFSVALIFVTAFQGLSVAFILKFLDNMFHVLMAQVTTVIITTVSVLVFDFRPSLEFLLEAPSVLLSIFIYNASKPQGPEYAPRQERIRDLSGNLWERSSGDGEELERLTKPRSDESDEDTF